A region of Pleionea litopenaei DNA encodes the following proteins:
- a CDS encoding DUF4339 domain-containing protein: MQGKCWYFSRNGRVEGPFTQHQLRERVGSGEGFSVWNSELAKWMSARAWLDTFSANQSRYDATQAESNSDKNIMNENRKRTSANTDLTATGVKKRRSVPPTDSPTASFRLKWAEMEKRQYAERKALLNEWAKIKRQDENVSHTVSSKHPRPVAGQAPSNQTAQSKSQMNSNVAERRVKSDYTASIAQNKKKATVRQLHTSEVSSKLRANKASEVESPVKPTPRVELNGAGSQKQQDPISVMDQEILKTQSRVEQLQKSLQNLTQESSVKSSTQTEASHNNDDMMKRVARRRRRRAR; the protein is encoded by the coding sequence ATGCAAGGTAAGTGCTGGTATTTTAGTCGCAATGGCCGAGTTGAAGGGCCTTTTACTCAACATCAATTACGTGAGCGAGTGGGGTCTGGAGAGGGTTTCTCTGTTTGGAACTCAGAGCTAGCCAAGTGGATGTCTGCCCGGGCATGGCTCGATACTTTTTCGGCAAACCAATCTCGCTATGATGCTACTCAAGCTGAGTCTAATTCGGATAAAAATATAATGAATGAGAATCGAAAGCGAACGTCAGCAAATACTGACCTTACTGCAACTGGCGTCAAAAAGCGCCGCTCTGTTCCGCCAACCGATAGTCCAACTGCGAGCTTTCGACTCAAGTGGGCCGAGATGGAAAAGCGTCAGTACGCTGAACGTAAGGCATTACTGAACGAGTGGGCGAAGATTAAACGGCAAGATGAGAACGTTTCCCACACCGTATCGAGTAAACATCCGCGCCCAGTTGCTGGTCAAGCGCCGTCAAACCAAACTGCTCAATCAAAATCGCAAATGAACTCAAATGTTGCGGAGCGCAGAGTTAAATCTGATTATACGGCGTCGATTGCGCAGAATAAGAAAAAGGCCACCGTAAGACAGCTTCATACCAGCGAAGTCTCTAGCAAATTGCGAGCAAACAAAGCGAGCGAAGTAGAATCGCCAGTGAAGCCTACACCGCGTGTTGAATTGAATGGAGCGGGCTCTCAAAAGCAACAAGATCCGATAAGTGTTATGGATCAAGAAATTTTGAAGACGCAAAGCCGAGTGGAGCAACTCCAAAAATCGTTGCAAAACTTAACGCAAGAAAGCTCTGTGAAATCGTCTACACAAACGGAAGCTAGTCACAACAATGATGACATGATGAAGCGTGTTGCACGTCGTCGCCGTCGTCGAGCTCGTTAA
- a CDS encoding M15 family metallopeptidase, with translation MSNAHSKAIVYGMPNSDLKTVEINGQEITVHKEVVKPLTQLLGQLDNDGLTTNVVSHWRSFDHQCSIWTAKWQGKRTLLDRNECPLQTEALSNEQKFDALCFWSAIPGLSRHHWGTDFDIFLAKPMAEGYQPQLIPSEFSSEGPAASLEVWLDKHLTDYAFYRPYQDGFSGVSPEPWHISYYPVATEMLKKVEATEVASLIKHSKLPEKNFIVERLERYIADYVEKVAPLP, from the coding sequence ATGTCAAATGCTCACTCAAAGGCTATCGTCTATGGAATGCCAAACTCAGATCTCAAAACCGTTGAGATTAACGGTCAAGAGATCACTGTGCACAAGGAAGTGGTGAAACCGTTAACTCAGTTATTAGGTCAGTTAGACAACGATGGCTTAACAACAAACGTCGTTAGCCATTGGCGCTCATTTGATCATCAATGCAGCATTTGGACTGCCAAGTGGCAAGGCAAACGAACGCTGCTCGATAGAAATGAATGCCCCCTTCAAACGGAAGCACTTTCTAACGAACAAAAGTTCGACGCATTGTGTTTTTGGAGCGCTATACCAGGACTTAGTCGCCACCATTGGGGAACAGACTTTGATATTTTCTTAGCTAAACCCATGGCCGAGGGTTATCAGCCCCAATTGATACCTTCTGAGTTTTCGTCCGAAGGACCTGCCGCTTCATTGGAGGTATGGCTTGATAAGCACTTAACCGACTATGCTTTCTATCGGCCTTATCAAGATGGTTTTAGTGGAGTGAGTCCGGAGCCTTGGCACATCAGTTACTACCCAGTAGCCACTGAAATGTTGAAAAAAGTGGAGGCAACCGAAGTAGCCTCCTTAATAAAGCACAGTAAACTGCCAGAGAAAAACTTTATTGTGGAGCGACTGGAACGCTACATTGCAGACTATGTGGAAAAAGTGGCTCCCCTGCCTTAA
- the dapE gene encoding succinyl-diaminopimelate desuccinylase, with product MTQNVLALTKQLIARPSVTPKDEGCQSLMIERIQPLGFIVEKMDFEDTENFWALKPGQSQEAPVLIFAGHTDVVPAGNLDKWQTDPFSPTVQNGFLYGRGAADMKASLAAMVVATERFLSQHPNPKGSLGFLITSDEEGPFINGTVRVVDTLMKRGQRVDMAIVGEPSSRAELGDVIKNGRRGSLTGWVTVHGMQGHVAYPHLAKNALHESLLALHELAHKEWDAGNAAFPPTSCQITHAAAGAGAGNIIPGEFKFEFNFRFSTEQTAEGLKTQVETILQAHQLTYDIEWKLNGEPFLTDQGPLLDACVESIREISDRETTPETSGGTSDGRFIAKMGAQVVELGPINATIHKVNECVSIDDLEPLANIYQRILEKTLL from the coding sequence ATGACTCAAAACGTTCTTGCATTGACTAAGCAGTTGATAGCTCGCCCCTCTGTCACGCCTAAGGATGAAGGCTGCCAATCGCTCATGATAGAGCGTATTCAACCGCTTGGATTTATTGTTGAAAAAATGGACTTTGAAGACACCGAGAACTTTTGGGCGTTAAAGCCTGGCCAATCTCAAGAGGCTCCAGTACTTATATTCGCAGGTCATACAGACGTAGTACCTGCTGGCAACTTAGACAAATGGCAGACCGATCCCTTTTCCCCAACTGTTCAAAATGGTTTTTTATATGGCCGTGGGGCAGCCGACATGAAGGCCAGTCTCGCGGCAATGGTGGTGGCTACCGAACGGTTTCTTTCACAACACCCAAACCCCAAAGGTAGTCTAGGCTTTTTGATTACCAGCGACGAAGAAGGTCCTTTTATCAATGGAACGGTGCGAGTGGTCGACACGTTAATGAAAAGAGGACAAAGGGTTGATATGGCCATCGTAGGTGAGCCCTCCTCGCGGGCTGAGCTCGGAGACGTGATTAAAAATGGTCGTCGCGGTTCGTTAACTGGATGGGTCACGGTTCATGGCATGCAAGGTCATGTCGCCTACCCTCATTTAGCCAAAAACGCGTTGCATGAGTCCCTTCTTGCACTGCATGAACTGGCTCACAAGGAGTGGGATGCAGGAAACGCAGCGTTTCCTCCAACCAGCTGCCAGATAACCCACGCTGCGGCTGGAGCCGGAGCTGGCAACATTATTCCAGGTGAGTTTAAGTTTGAGTTTAATTTTCGCTTCTCAACCGAGCAAACCGCTGAGGGTCTCAAAACACAAGTTGAAACGATTTTACAAGCTCATCAGCTGACCTACGATATCGAGTGGAAACTCAATGGCGAGCCTTTCTTAACCGATCAGGGGCCATTACTCGATGCCTGTGTTGAATCGATACGAGAGATTAGCGATCGGGAAACCACGCCTGAAACCAGTGGGGGAACCTCAGATGGACGATTCATCGCTAAAATGGGCGCGCAAGTGGTCGAGCTTGGTCCGATTAACGCCACCATTCATAAAGTGAATGAGTGTGTCAGTATCGACGACTTAGAGCCACTGGCAAACATTTATCAGCGTATTCTTGAAAAGACGTTGTTGTAG
- a CDS encoding ArsC family reductase, with the protein MTVKIFGIKNCDTMKKAFKFFEQHNIDFEFHDYKKQGLSEALAQEFIAHIPLETLVNKRGTTWRKLDDAIKDRLSTDNAAALMIENTSVIKRPIVLNKGQYLVGFNLGDYEKEFC; encoded by the coding sequence ATGACTGTAAAAATTTTCGGCATAAAAAATTGCGACACCATGAAAAAAGCGTTCAAGTTTTTTGAACAACATAACATTGACTTTGAGTTTCATGACTATAAAAAGCAAGGCCTTTCAGAAGCGCTTGCACAAGAATTCATTGCTCATATACCTTTAGAAACACTGGTTAACAAGCGGGGCACCACTTGGCGAAAATTAGATGATGCCATTAAAGACCGCTTATCAACAGACAATGCCGCGGCCTTGATGATTGAAAATACCAGCGTTATCAAGCGACCTATTGTGTTGAATAAAGGCCAATACTTGGTTGGCTTCAATCTCGGTGACTACGAAAAAGAGTTTTGCTAA
- a CDS encoding glycogen/starch/alpha-glucan phosphorylase, which produces MANLTPLDQETFKRRVQHYLNSTALPEAAKVSSKAFLKATCMAVNDVIHQSLQDTQKQRQQQQRSINYLSLEYLMGRMLSNNLHNLGLFEQAELALKEWGVDLTDLFEEGHDLALGNGGLGRLAACYLDSMATLDLDAMGYGIHYQHGLFEQQFHQGRQIETPDEWREYGSPWEVCRPEAVQEVFLYGHLEWKIDANGERCRVWHPGQIIRGVPWDIPIVGYNNQVVNTLRLWESRASSHFDWDAFNAGEYQNAHYAQNQAETITKVLYPNDETDAGKELRFIQQYFFCACSVKDILQRFRNVHGNAWNKLPEHFVIQLNDTHPTLAILELMRLLMDEHQVEWHEAWTICQRSFAYTNHTLLPEALEKWSVRLFELVLPRHLEILYSINEWFLNTLVQSQWPGDMTKRRDLSLIEEGAEKMVRMAHLCVVASYRVNGVAAIHSELVKRDLFPEFHQLWPEKLTNVTNGITPRRWLKVCNPKLSQLISQHVSEDWARNLDALKQLNEFADDAIFQQQFMNVKFENKQALAKVIKQLTGIEVSAEAMFDVQIKRLHEYKRQHLNLLHILTLYKRILDNPEYDIHPRVFIFGAKAAPGYYLAKEIIYAINCVADTINNDTRINNKLKVVFLPNYRVSLAEKIIPAADLSEQISTAGKEASGTGNMKLSLNGALTIGTLDGANIEIAEEVGRDNIFIFGHTVDEIKALEKDGYDPNVYYSNNEELKFILDWLLTDEFTPGRSGELRAIRDSLLDGGDPYRVLADYQSYIETQYRVDQAYRNQSNWAKMAIINTACMGKFNSDRSIIDYQNKIWSLVPSRHAFEPTLKAS; this is translated from the coding sequence ATGGCGAATTTAACGCCCTTAGACCAAGAAACCTTCAAGCGTAGGGTTCAGCACTACCTTAACAGCACTGCACTGCCTGAAGCTGCAAAGGTGAGTTCGAAAGCCTTCTTAAAAGCCACCTGCATGGCGGTCAATGATGTGATTCATCAAAGTTTGCAAGACACCCAGAAACAACGGCAACAGCAACAGCGATCCATCAACTACTTATCCCTGGAGTATTTGATGGGTCGCATGTTGAGCAATAATTTGCATAACCTAGGTTTGTTTGAACAAGCTGAGCTAGCACTAAAGGAATGGGGCGTCGATTTAACGGACTTGTTTGAAGAAGGGCATGATTTGGCTCTTGGTAATGGCGGCCTCGGTCGATTGGCCGCTTGCTATCTTGATTCAATGGCGACGCTTGACTTAGATGCTATGGGGTACGGCATTCACTATCAACACGGTTTGTTTGAGCAGCAGTTTCACCAAGGTCGCCAAATCGAAACACCAGACGAGTGGCGAGAATACGGTTCGCCTTGGGAAGTGTGTCGCCCAGAAGCGGTGCAAGAGGTTTTTTTATACGGCCACTTAGAGTGGAAAATCGACGCAAACGGCGAGCGATGTCGAGTTTGGCATCCTGGGCAAATTATTCGTGGGGTTCCCTGGGATATTCCAATTGTCGGGTATAACAATCAAGTGGTGAATACGCTGCGGTTATGGGAGAGTCGAGCGTCAAGTCACTTTGATTGGGACGCGTTCAATGCAGGAGAATATCAAAACGCTCACTATGCGCAAAACCAAGCTGAAACCATCACCAAAGTTTTGTACCCGAATGATGAAACCGATGCGGGAAAAGAGCTTCGATTTATTCAACAGTATTTCTTCTGCGCTTGCTCTGTAAAAGATATTTTGCAGCGTTTTCGAAATGTACATGGAAACGCTTGGAACAAGTTACCAGAACATTTTGTCATTCAATTGAATGACACACATCCGACATTGGCGATTTTAGAATTGATGCGTTTGTTGATGGATGAACATCAAGTTGAGTGGCACGAAGCATGGACTATCTGTCAGCGAAGCTTTGCTTATACCAATCATACGTTGTTACCGGAAGCGTTAGAAAAATGGTCGGTGCGCTTATTTGAGTTGGTGCTTCCAAGGCATTTAGAAATTTTATATTCGATCAATGAATGGTTCTTGAATACCCTTGTCCAATCGCAATGGCCGGGTGATATGACAAAACGGCGTGATCTATCTTTGATTGAAGAAGGTGCTGAGAAAATGGTCCGTATGGCCCATTTATGCGTCGTCGCTTCTTATCGAGTGAATGGTGTTGCGGCAATTCACTCTGAACTGGTTAAACGTGATTTATTTCCTGAATTTCATCAGCTATGGCCTGAGAAGCTGACCAATGTGACGAATGGAATCACACCTCGACGATGGTTGAAAGTGTGTAACCCGAAGTTGAGTCAATTGATTTCTCAACATGTATCGGAAGACTGGGCGAGAAACTTAGATGCCTTAAAGCAGCTTAATGAGTTCGCTGACGACGCAATATTTCAGCAACAGTTTATGAACGTAAAGTTCGAGAACAAACAGGCTTTGGCTAAGGTCATTAAGCAGCTAACGGGAATTGAGGTTAGTGCCGAAGCAATGTTCGATGTGCAGATTAAACGCTTGCACGAATATAAACGACAGCACTTAAACCTTCTGCATATTTTAACCTTGTATAAACGTATTCTCGATAACCCAGAATATGATATTCATCCTCGAGTATTTATCTTTGGTGCAAAGGCAGCGCCAGGATACTACTTAGCGAAAGAAATTATTTATGCCATTAATTGTGTCGCAGATACGATTAACAATGATACGCGAATTAACAATAAGCTTAAGGTTGTCTTTTTGCCAAATTATCGCGTCTCTTTAGCAGAGAAAATTATTCCTGCTGCCGATTTGAGTGAACAAATTTCTACGGCAGGTAAAGAAGCGTCCGGCACAGGAAATATGAAGCTTTCTCTGAATGGTGCACTCACCATTGGAACGCTCGATGGAGCCAATATTGAAATTGCGGAAGAAGTTGGACGCGACAATATTTTTATATTTGGTCACACCGTTGATGAAATTAAAGCACTCGAAAAGGACGGGTATGATCCGAACGTTTATTATTCAAATAATGAAGAATTGAAGTTTATTTTAGATTGGCTGTTGACCGATGAATTTACGCCGGGACGAAGTGGTGAACTGCGCGCAATTCGCGATAGCTTGCTCGATGGTGGCGATCCCTATCGTGTTTTGGCGGATTACCAAAGCTATATTGAAACACAGTACCGAGTTGATCAAGCGTATCGAAACCAGTCAAATTGGGCAAAAATGGCGATAATCAACACGGCCTGTATGGGTAAGTTTAACTCTGATCGCTCGATAATCGATTACCAAAACAAAATTTGGTCATTGGTACCAAGTCGACATGCGTTTGAGCCGACCTTGAAAGCTTCCTGA
- the glgB gene encoding 1,4-alpha-glucan branching protein GlgB gives MTVALSIEQDFEGDIDALCEARHSNPFAFLGLHPNQDGQLQCRVFAPEAKSVAMIDPNSGRVIHKMKKLDPRGFYFIQTRRKNRFRYALKIATENAIVQCLDPYQFSEVISEKQIQQFEQGVCYQLDELFGANIVEHEGVSGVCFSVWAPNASHVSVVGDFNHWDGRRHSMRLRYEIGAWEIFIPNIELGQRYKFELKDRHGNLLPLKADPFAKQGELRPGNASLVVHEKAYTWNDHTWINQRAKYQKASSPMSIYQVHLGSWRRKSDGCFFNYRELAHELVDYVSDLGFTHIQLLPISEYPFDGSWGYQPTGLFAVTSRFKTDGKNVVEDFQYFVDYCHQHQIGVLIDWVPAHFPSDDHGLKQFDGTCLFEHKDPRRGFHPDWNTLIYNFGRKEVSQILIASALRWLDKFHVDGIRVDAVASMLYLNYSRKEGEWLPNIYGGHENLEAIDFLKRFNREVKQHFPDCITIAEESSAWPDVTTINHLDGLGFDFKWNMGWMNDTLQYMKRDPIHREYHANEITFGIDYAFNERFILALSHDEVVHEKGTLLTRMPGDDWQRFANLRAYFAFMWSHPGKKMLFMGAELATENEWDFDSELDWSLLNSTRNGQVQSLIRDLNKLYSNSPALYRTDHRADGFEWIQTNDSGSSIFAFIRQESSVDCERPSELLVIVCNFTPQVHHQYSIRVPCAGFYREILNTDADCYGGSHQGNMGGINSTHINDEPLEHRIVITVPPLATCLFRWEEK, from the coding sequence ATGACTGTGGCATTGTCGATTGAACAAGACTTTGAAGGTGACATAGACGCGCTCTGTGAGGCGCGTCATAGCAATCCGTTTGCCTTTCTAGGACTCCATCCAAATCAAGATGGCCAGTTGCAATGTCGAGTGTTTGCACCGGAAGCAAAATCCGTTGCCATGATTGACCCTAATTCTGGTCGCGTTATTCATAAAATGAAAAAACTCGACCCGCGTGGTTTTTACTTTATTCAAACTCGGCGCAAGAATCGATTTCGCTACGCGCTAAAAATTGCAACGGAAAATGCTATTGTTCAATGTCTCGATCCTTATCAGTTTTCAGAAGTCATCTCTGAAAAGCAAATACAGCAGTTTGAGCAAGGCGTTTGTTACCAGTTAGACGAGTTATTTGGTGCAAATATTGTTGAACACGAGGGTGTATCCGGTGTTTGTTTTAGTGTTTGGGCTCCGAATGCTTCTCATGTATCCGTTGTTGGCGACTTCAATCACTGGGATGGTCGCCGTCATTCGATGAGGTTACGCTATGAGATTGGCGCTTGGGAGATTTTCATTCCGAACATCGAGTTAGGTCAAAGGTACAAGTTTGAATTAAAAGATCGCCATGGAAACCTTTTGCCACTCAAAGCTGACCCTTTTGCTAAGCAAGGTGAGTTAAGACCTGGTAATGCCAGCCTTGTAGTGCATGAAAAAGCATACACTTGGAACGATCATACTTGGATAAATCAACGCGCTAAATATCAAAAAGCCAGTTCGCCTATGAGCATCTATCAAGTTCATCTTGGTTCGTGGCGAAGAAAGAGTGATGGCTGCTTTTTTAACTATCGTGAACTTGCCCATGAATTGGTAGATTACGTTAGCGACCTTGGCTTTACTCATATTCAATTGCTTCCAATCAGTGAATACCCGTTTGATGGCTCATGGGGTTATCAGCCAACGGGATTGTTTGCGGTGACCAGTCGGTTTAAAACAGATGGCAAAAATGTTGTGGAAGACTTTCAATATTTTGTCGATTACTGCCATCAACATCAAATTGGCGTGCTGATTGATTGGGTTCCTGCACATTTTCCGAGTGATGATCACGGCTTAAAACAATTTGACGGAACCTGTCTTTTTGAGCACAAAGATCCTCGACGTGGTTTTCATCCTGACTGGAATACTTTGATTTATAATTTTGGTCGTAAAGAAGTTTCTCAAATATTGATTGCTAGTGCATTGCGTTGGCTTGACAAGTTTCATGTAGACGGAATTCGAGTGGATGCCGTTGCATCGATGTTGTATCTAAACTACAGCCGCAAAGAAGGCGAGTGGTTACCTAATATTTATGGTGGTCATGAGAATCTAGAAGCGATTGATTTTTTGAAGCGTTTTAACCGAGAAGTAAAACAGCATTTTCCTGACTGCATCACGATTGCGGAAGAGTCCAGTGCTTGGCCCGATGTTACAACGATTAACCATTTAGACGGACTCGGTTTTGATTTTAAATGGAATATGGGGTGGATGAACGATACGTTGCAGTATATGAAACGAGATCCGATTCATCGCGAGTATCACGCTAATGAAATAACTTTTGGAATTGACTACGCGTTCAACGAGCGATTTATATTAGCCTTGAGTCATGACGAAGTGGTGCACGAAAAAGGAACATTATTGACTCGAATGCCGGGCGATGATTGGCAACGTTTTGCAAACCTAAGAGCCTATTTTGCTTTTATGTGGAGTCATCCGGGTAAAAAAATGCTGTTTATGGGCGCTGAGTTAGCGACTGAAAATGAATGGGATTTTGACTCAGAATTAGATTGGTCGTTACTTAATTCGACGAGAAATGGGCAAGTTCAATCGCTGATACGAGACTTAAATAAACTTTACTCCAACTCGCCAGCATTGTATCGGACTGATCATCGAGCAGATGGCTTTGAATGGATTCAAACCAATGACTCAGGTTCTTCGATCTTTGCGTTCATTCGTCAAGAGTCGAGCGTTGATTGTGAACGACCGAGTGAGCTACTTGTTATTGTCTGTAACTTTACCCCTCAAGTTCATCATCAATACAGTATCAGAGTTCCTTGTGCTGGTTTTTATCGAGAGATATTAAATACAGATGCCGACTGTTATGGCGGTAGTCATCAGGGAAATATGGGTGGAATAAATTCAACCCATATAAATGATGAACCACTCGAACATCGAATAGTGATTACTGTTCCTCCTCTGGCAACCTGCCTATTTCGATGGGAGGAAAAATAG
- the glgX gene encoding glycogen debranching protein GlgX — protein sequence MKVSFGSAYPLGATLESDGVNFAIYSEHASKIKVCFFDPETGHSIEQVELAHKTNHVWHAKIHGIQEGAHYGYRVWGPYAPEQGNRFNPNKLLIDPYARKLSAPVENSDLNFGYQKGHVSDNQNDLIMDERDNSEVVPKCVVVKENVRDSIIDSVNKNVRGSWGQNKENNDKAADIIYEVNVRTYSQGNLHIPKALRGTFAALASESNIEYLKRLGVTCIELMPITAFASESHLHDKGLTNVWGYNPVSLFALEPKYCSKESLQEFRLLVNTMHSAGIKVILDVVFNHTAEGNHLGPTLSFKGIDNKSYYYLDSQSPRFYQNFSGCGNSLNVAHPAVIQLLMDCLRYWVVNMGVDGFRFDLASSMMRNHNGQVTNKGYKRHPLLLAIEQDPSLSGVMLIAEPWDLGECGYQLGQFPNRWYEWNDRFRDSVRRFWRGDDGELAEFAKRLHGSHDLLFREGRTARTSINFVTAHDGFCLEDLVSFSEKHNQANGENNRDGCNNNYSANYGAEGVTDDQEILNLRQRQKRNLITSVFIAQGTPMILSGDERSHTQQGNNNAYCQDNEHYWLNWNLLSNEQSSQLTLIQYLVELRKKYSLLTRIDYPHGDLTCQHSGINDIDWFHPSGKRMMAADWESDSLKSFAMMLAKKDDDFSGYLDSEFDLSDGLESENSHTINDDALFCIFNADDQEQPFHLPQFNGDWSMVLCTYGWPKRQETIPNEILIEAKTCKILSFKKAERLVAA from the coding sequence GTGAAAGTGAGCTTTGGAAGCGCTTACCCTTTAGGTGCGACACTTGAGAGTGATGGTGTTAATTTCGCGATCTATTCCGAGCATGCATCGAAAATAAAGGTTTGCTTTTTTGATCCTGAGACGGGTCATTCAATTGAGCAAGTTGAGTTAGCTCACAAAACCAATCATGTATGGCATGCAAAAATTCATGGCATTCAAGAGGGGGCTCATTATGGCTATCGAGTTTGGGGCCCTTATGCACCAGAGCAAGGTAATCGATTTAATCCTAACAAATTGCTCATCGATCCTTATGCACGCAAGTTAAGTGCGCCAGTCGAAAACTCGGATTTAAATTTTGGCTACCAGAAGGGGCATGTTTCAGACAATCAAAATGATCTGATCATGGACGAGCGAGACAATTCGGAGGTGGTTCCAAAATGCGTGGTTGTAAAAGAGAATGTAAGAGACAGCATAATAGACAGTGTAAACAAGAATGTCAGAGGTTCATGGGGCCAAAATAAAGAGAATAATGATAAGGCGGCTGACATTATCTATGAAGTCAATGTTCGAACCTACAGCCAAGGCAATTTACATATTCCTAAAGCGTTACGCGGTACGTTTGCTGCACTCGCGAGTGAGTCGAACATAGAATACCTTAAACGGTTGGGTGTCACCTGTATCGAGCTGATGCCCATTACAGCGTTTGCTTCAGAAAGTCATCTGCATGATAAGGGGTTGACCAATGTGTGGGGATATAACCCCGTTTCGCTGTTTGCACTAGAACCTAAATATTGTTCTAAGGAATCTTTACAAGAATTTCGGTTGCTGGTTAATACCATGCATAGCGCCGGAATTAAGGTGATTTTAGACGTTGTCTTTAATCATACGGCAGAAGGAAATCATCTCGGTCCCACGCTAAGTTTTAAAGGCATCGACAATAAAAGTTACTATTATCTCGACTCTCAGAGTCCGCGTTTTTATCAAAATTTTTCAGGTTGCGGAAACTCATTAAATGTTGCTCACCCAGCGGTGATTCAATTGTTAATGGACTGTTTAAGGTATTGGGTCGTTAACATGGGAGTTGATGGCTTTCGCTTTGATTTAGCAAGCTCAATGATGCGCAATCATAACGGACAAGTCACTAACAAAGGGTATAAACGACATCCATTATTATTGGCGATTGAGCAAGACCCAAGTTTATCGGGGGTAATGCTCATTGCCGAGCCATGGGATTTGGGTGAATGTGGGTATCAACTTGGTCAATTCCCCAACCGTTGGTATGAATGGAATGATCGATTTAGAGACAGTGTGCGCCGTTTTTGGCGGGGAGATGACGGTGAATTAGCCGAGTTTGCCAAGCGCCTGCATGGCTCACATGATTTACTTTTTCGTGAAGGAAGAACGGCTCGTACCAGTATCAATTTTGTGACGGCCCACGACGGTTTTTGTTTAGAGGATTTGGTGAGTTTTTCAGAGAAGCATAATCAAGCGAATGGTGAAAATAATCGAGACGGATGCAACAATAATTACTCGGCTAATTATGGTGCAGAAGGCGTAACTGATGATCAAGAAATACTGAACTTACGGCAACGACAAAAGCGGAATTTAATCACCAGCGTTTTCATCGCTCAGGGCACGCCCATGATCCTTTCGGGGGATGAACGAAGTCACACTCAACAAGGCAATAACAATGCCTACTGCCAAGATAACGAACACTATTGGCTGAATTGGAACCTTTTATCGAATGAGCAGAGCTCACAACTAACGCTTATTCAATACTTAGTTGAACTAAGAAAAAAGTACTCTCTGCTAACTCGGATCGATTATCCACATGGCGATCTAACTTGTCAGCACAGTGGCATTAATGACATCGATTGGTTTCATCCGAGTGGCAAACGAATGATGGCCGCAGATTGGGAGAGTGATTCTTTGAAAAGTTTTGCCATGATGTTAGCGAAGAAAGACGACGATTTCAGTGGTTACTTAGACAGTGAATTCGACTTAAGTGACGGACTAGAGAGTGAAAATAGCCACACTATTAACGATGATGCGTTGTTTTGTATTTTTAATGCCGATGATCAAGAGCAGCCATTTCACTTACCGCAATTCAATGGTGATTGGTCAATGGTGTTATGTACCTATGGTTGGCCTAAACGGCAAGAAACGATTCCTAATGAAATTTTGATCGAAGCAAAAACCTGTAAGATTTTGAGTTTTAAGAAAGCAGAGCGATTGGTCGCTGCTTAA